A window of Apium graveolens cultivar Ventura chromosome 8, ASM990537v1, whole genome shotgun sequence contains these coding sequences:
- the LOC141679669 gene encoding putative mitochondrial protein AtMg00240 translates to MEDSTPAKTPMATVTILDQDESGKKVDITHYRGMIGSLLYLTASRPDIMFATCLCARFQADPKESHLIAVKRIFRYLKGTPNLGIWYPKDTGFDLTGYTDSDYAGWPKPRLTDNTFGGAPHSMLAEPTSLPSLQGDKSSSTRLLLSCMVLPN, encoded by the exons ATGGAAGATTCAACACCTGCCAAGACTCCTATGGCAACTGTCACAATACTTGATCAAGATGAGTCTGGTAAAAAGGTGGACATCACTCActatagaggcatgattggatcTCTTTTGTACTTGACTGCAAGTCgtccagatataatgtttgcaacatgcttgtgtgcaaggttccaagcagaTCCGAAAGAGTCACATCTGATAGCTGTCAAGAGGATCTTTAGATATTTGAAGGGTACACCGAATTTGggtatctggtatcctaaagaCACGGGCTTTGATCTCACTGGCTATACGGATTCTGACTAtgctggtt GGCCAAAGCCGCgccttactgataatactttcggAGGTGCTCCGCATTCCATGCTTGCGGAACCAACTTCCCTTCCTAgtcttcaaggtgataagtcctCTTCTACAAGATTGCTTttatcttgtatggtccttcccaattag
- the LOC141679667 gene encoding uncharacterized protein LOC141679667 produces the protein MLKWAVELGQFDLEYMPRTTIKGLALADFLLEFDSEADDKALVVSRPSHTEEVLEEFLHPWWILHVDGAVNNGGAGVGIVLVSPEGHHLMSAIHFKFYATNNDAEYEALINGLKIALGMGARNLIAKSDSKLVVNQVNGGFQARGPWTELYLRYTQRLIGKFKEVRMECVPREKNSNADALAKMGS, from the coding sequence ATGTTGAAATGGgctgtggagttgggacagtttgactTGGAGTATATGCCCCGCACAACAATCAAAGGTCTGGCTCTAGCTGATTTCTTGTTAGAATTTGATTCTGAGGCTGATGATAAGGCTTTGGTGGTGTCGCGTCCATCTCATACTGAGGAGGTCTTAGAGGAGTTTCTGCACCCCTGGTGGATTTTACATGTGGATGGAGcagttaacaatggaggagcaggCGTGGGCATAGTACTCGTATCCCCGGAGGGCCATCATCTGATGAGCGCAATTCACTTCAAATTTTATGCGACGAACAATGATGCGGAATATGAAGCATTGATCAATGGCCTAAAGATCGCTTTGGGAATGGGGGCACGGAACTTAATTGCAAAGAGTGACTCAAAGTTGGTGGTAAACCAGGTGAATGGGGGGTTTCAAGCACGAGGACCGTGGACGGAATTATACTTGAGGTACACACAGCGCCTGATTGGAAAGTTTAAAGAGGTTAGGATGGAATGTGTACCGCGGGAAAAGAACAGCAATGCGGATGCTCTGGCAAAAATGGGATCCTAG
- the LOC141679666 gene encoding uncharacterized protein LOC141679666, whose translation MTNDLRFHGNSEPVEFLGSFNIEMDVYQIPDLARCRLLAATFRDGAQQWFQKLGPGVITSWEQMKTLFLTQFQAAVKYTLPVTTLTNVKQKEGESLTSYFKRFNTESTLVRGTTDEIMKILLIAGLRAKSFKAIEQSLVETKKNDNTHSSKGRAKRWDRSAIPDYRRNARIPNRVNALNVQRELSPPSNYEKRVSNYTPLAASIDHIFEVNKDRGFFKKPDRLTSWQSRDKQKYCEYHESTGHDTHECRHLKDEIEELIKAGYLGEWIDKVKRRRGNDDKEKDERHSPQANTGEKPAEFKFQRAGSIREIFGGHPFVDDSNRALERNARETQHPPLTNIHSLEDRPPKIFKGESADIIFKERESRWVHHPHNDTLVITMLIGAMNVHRVFLDNGSSANILYYSTCKKLGFPGNDMNFEDAHVYCFTGEAVRVMGSVRLPVTLGEGALSVT comes from the exons ATGACCAATGACTTGCGCTTTCATGGGAACTCCGAACCCGTGGAATTCTTGGGGAGTTTCAACATTGAGATGGATGTATATCAAATACCTGACTTGGCGCGGTGTCGTCTTTTGGCAGCTACCTTCAGAGATGGCGCTCAACAGTGGTTCCAAAAACTGGGCCCGGGGGTTATCACTTCTtgggaacagatgaaaacctTGTTCCTGACTCAATTCCAAGCTGCGGTGAAGTATACGCTGCCTGTTACCACACTGACCAATGTGAAACAGAAGGAAGGGGAAAGCTTGACTTCTTATTTCAAAAGGTTCAATACAGAATCTACCTTGGTGAGAGGCACAACTGATGAAATAATGAAAATACTTCTCATAGCTGGTCTGCGT GCTAAATCCTTCAAAGCGATTGAGCAATCGCTTGTCGAGACTAAGAAGAATGACAATACCCACAGTTCAAAGGGGCGAGCTAAGAGGTGGGATAGGTCCGCAATTCCAGATTATCGGAGGAATGCTAGGATCCCGAATAGGGTGAATGCCTTGAACGTGCAGAGAGAGTTGAGTCCACCGTCAAACTATGAAAAGAGGGTGAGCAATTACACTCCGCTGGCAGCATCCATTGATCACATCTTTGAGGTAAATAAGGACCGAGGATTCTTCAAGAAACCAGACCGTTTGACCTCGTGGCAGAGTAGAGACAAGCAAAAATATTGCGAGTACCATGAGTCTACCGGTCACGATACTCACGAATGTCGTCACCTAAAAGATGAGATTGAAGAGTTGATAAAAGCTGGATATCTGGGAGAGTGGATTGACAAAGTGAAGCGACGCAGAGGCAACGACGACAAGGAGAAAGATGAAAGGCATTCCCCACAAGCAAACACCGGTGAGAAGCCGGCCGAGTTTAAGTTCCAAAGAGCTGGAAGTATTCGGGAAATTTTTGGAGGACATCCATTTGTTGATGATAGTAATCGGGCgttggaaagaaatgctagagaGACACAACACCCACCACTCACCAACATTCATAGCTTAGAAGATAGACCTCCAAAAATATTCAAAGGGGAATCTGCTGATATTATATTCAAGGAAAGAGAGTCAAGATGGGTACATCATCCCCATAATGATACGCTGGTAATAACTATGCTTATTGGGGCAATGAACGTGCATCGAGTCTTCTTGGACAACGGGAGCTCTGCGAACATCCTGTATTATAGCACGTGCAAGAAATTGGGTTTCCCGGGTAATGACATGAATTTTGAAGATGCACACGTCTACTGTTTTACTGGAGAGGCAGTAAGAGTTATGGGTTCGGTTAGACTTCCTGTCACGCTTGGGGAAGGGGCTCTGTCTGTTACTTAA
- the LOC141679668 gene encoding uncharacterized protein LOC141679668 — protein MEAVNKIIKHTLKTKLEERKGNWPEELPKVMWSYKTTPRSTTGETPFMLTYGYEAMVPVEVSTGSLRRDRYTEEDAEVNQMLHLDLLEEARENSQLRFAAYQQRAARYYNKKERDSC, from the coding sequence ATGGAGGCtgtcaataaaataataaagcataccctcaaGACCAAACTGGAAGAGCGCAAAGGaaattggcctgaagaactcccaAAAGTGATGTGGTCCTACaaaactactccaagatctactacgggagaaactCCGTTTATGCTGACTTACGGGTATGAAGCTATGGTCCCTGTGGAAGTTAGCACAGGGTCGCTTCGTAGAGATCGTTACACGGAGGAAGATGCCGAAGTTAACCAGATGCTTCATTTGGATCTCTTGGAAGAAGCAAGGGAAAATTCCCAGTTGAGGTTTGCGGCATATCAACAGCGTGCTGCAAGGTATTACAATAAGAAGGAAAGGGACAGCTGCTGA